Proteins encoded within one genomic window of Trichoderma asperellum chromosome 2, complete sequence:
- a CDS encoding uncharacterized protein (EggNog:ENOG41), which produces MLRSSFRGACPVLPRLHRCLATVQTSKSATKRTGDISDSFVSLSGAEQAPLPDRFRQLKLDLVRDREKDIIASWKRLLRTLREENEIIAKKGTGVIPQVEFADLDNGLDSKVKEEIKKRGVVVVHGVIPEKEARGYKERVEEYVHKNPHTRAFPPHDPQVYELYWSEPQIKARSHPSMLKVQKYLMSDFWHSASPNTPISLDIPLSYADRLRIRQPGDAAFALGPHIDGGSVERWEKDGYGRGHVYDKVFEGKWESYDPWEASGRVDAVNDLHNGLGACSAFRTWQGWVSMSQVGPEEGTLLTYPLMLSTAYTLLRPFFRPIDDGKIGDRFLDEKNWAFTGEDDMTSDLQGAFPGHGQELNDELHPHLELSRTMTHVPEIKPGAFVAWHCDTIHAVDKVHKGHSDSSVLYIPVCPVTELNAQYLARQRQAFLAGTPGPDFPGGEGESRHIDRPTEEMLRRWTSVEGRQAMGLDKLIARPSALPGAREVVERFNATLGLV; this is translated from the exons atgcTGCGCTCAAGCTTCAGAGGGGCCTGTCCCGTCTTGCCCCGTCTGCATCGCTGCCTAGCGACGGTGCAGACGTCAAAATCGGCAACAAAGAGGACGGGGGATATTTCAGATTCTTTCGTTTCGTTGTCTGGTGCAGAGCAGGCGCCGCTGCCGGACCGCTTCAGACAGCTGAAGTTGGACCTGGTCAGGGATCGGGAAAAGGACATCATCGCTAGCTGGAAAAGATTGTTGCGGACGCTGCgggaagaaaatgaaatcaTTGCCAAGAAGGGGACGGGTGTTATTCCCCAAGTAGAGTTCGCTGACCTTGATAATGGGTTGGATAGTAAAGTCAAAGAGGAGATTAAGAAGAGAGGAGTTGTCGTCGTGCATGGTGTAATTCCGGAGAAGGAAGCGCGAGGATATAAGGAGCGCGTCGAGGAATACGTGCACAAAAACCCCCATACAAGAG CCTTCCCGCCTCATGACCCCCAAGTATACGAGCTGTACTGGTCTGAGCCACAGATCAAAGCTCGCTCACATCCTTCCATGCTAAAGGTACAAAAGTATCTCATGTCAGACTTTTGGCATTCCGCATCACCAAATACTCCAATCTCTCTCGACATCCCTCTTTCTTATGCCGATAGGCTTCGCATCCGACAGCCCGGTGATGCTGCCTTTGCACTCGGCCCCCACATCGACGGCGGAAGCGTCGAACGCTGGGAGAAGGACGGATACGGACGTGGACATGTCTACGATAAGGTATTCGAAGGCAAATGGGAGAGTTACGACCCCTGGGAGGCTTCTGGGAGAGTCGATGCTGTCAACGACCTTCACAACGGCCTAGGGGCATGCAGTGCTTTTAGAACATGGCAGGGCTGGGTCTCTATGAGCCAAGTAGGGCCGGAAGAGGGCACACTGTTGACATACCCCTTGATGCTATCAACAGCATACACTCTGCTGAGACCGTTCTTCAGGCCGATTGATGATGGCAAGATTGGTGATCGGTTCTTGGACGAAAAGAACTGGGCATTCACTGGCGAGGATGATATGACCAGTGACTTACAGGGAGCTTTCCCTGGACACGGACAAGAGCTTAATGATGAGCTTCACCCTCATTTGGAGCTTTCAAGAACCATGACACACGTGCCTGAAATTAAGCCCGGAGCTTTTGTGGCTTGGCACTGCGATA CTATTCACGCCGTGGATAAAGTCCACAAGGGCCATTCCGACTCCAGTGTCCTCTACATTCCCGTCTGCCCCGTGACCGAGCTCAATGCTCAGTACCTGGCAAGGCAGCGCCAGGCTTTCTTAGCAGGCACACCGGGACCTGATTTCCCCGGCGGCGAGGGCGAATCCAGACATATCGACCGCCCAACGGAGGAGATGCTGCGGCGGTGGACTAGTGTCGAGGGCAGGCAGGCAATGGGACTGGACAAGCTGATTGCGCGTCCTTCAGCTTTGCCAGGCGCCAGAGAGGTGGTGGAAAGGTTTAACGCGACGTTGGGGCTAGTGTGA
- a CDS encoding uncharacterized protein (EggNog:ENOG41) produces MAGVDENTAHEPKSLSSSAARRVQADNSRSRSPAERTEPLPSPGSTTMSARSPLQRSESNGNAPAPPKHTTIAPSSRLSPASAQLQGSSRPSVGGGSPALSQREQSYLETTALEPTLNPDDTLSEDAVREHFKDNESSFLPSLSPIPTGSANPEGALDDTFVFDSPSKPPSRPSKSPMLPGAQPKPSRSKPEERYEPRYEPRYEPGQDYTEEFDFHPESEEDLTRASNTTSNLEGFDSSPAAAAAARSISRAANSNHSNQATPRVGTLEEHSKDARDGSQSQPLSEHADAGGNPGLALRNRRPKYVRSNRFSSQRSSTSSFATNPELQEENDTTGTVGLGLDFALHSGGAVPNMGMPRAPSNLLLRSISMGSMTSGMGTDEFGDNTRQLEPLVEANTPPRSRDSYKMVTPKTKDSISTAPTDTVIAQHVKNVHVPDSVAKEFKFENGLQTPRLSVSAATAPSSSKAPGKGGNKNWTLKEQSSTIERLSKENFDLKLKVMFLSKRLDTLSEEGLKEMISENVELRTNLAITTRDNKILRKRVKELEKKEKEDEERPSTARSAASSTDQTARMYNEEAQEREDELMFLRERVETYATEIERLRSETMDRESEKKKLSDIVKTLGERSGDAYGRQEEADVWKDLLEQETARREQSDEDNRKLRDEVFRLKKEMSGAGSGMMHHTTNIYNINKKPRDRNASPGRPMSSVSGEADGSHANFSAASTLVDELRRESEQLRHENAELRREVGAQTSMLTSRNREKERLYQEIEDLKMAQRRGGPAPSTIDSLLERSASRAGGHERPSSRSSHRTRQLSAEDEAEREELENKLAELRDKLSEVKLQNQDLQRELESCMADFELAIGQKREAEEALMSMQEELDNATNDLIALQSERDEALREHGELEANFEDLRNEAQMEIDTLEAEVQRMQADLNDRSENFESLQKEMRQMSEALLGLEDEQEHKLRHIQQLEEDQANLNRRIQHLEKEQESSNKELEDLEQKLLEANEKNQRLSVQQESSQGEISFLREEQEADKIRIGDLEAAMSNTERSLEDEKERVKELENRMQEERLQWEDVTTKKEADVQQLFANLQRENATAKDDVRRLRKNLSSREVEATEWKERLLELENNLREALGDLNGTRSSLLKSIARMQRELENTVRELDTSKAALVEKDRIIKQRDSLMESHALETRKITELLEKERVAHRNTKSQYESFQKTHQHLTRTASTQDVRINELEATRGQDRRKLAMLEQTAREQLLERNELLLLLWHKLSNLCGREWANNNTLVDRQVVPTLEVIASRLPGFSKNLLAAVKTIEGMFAALQTKIKAVEKDLYREYQALENNLDVRIKKLDRLETMVRNSVATGSLSSQEAAGRMMRLEEAYRQLKVENATLRTANDVRARAAHQTPGGSEIGAGSPSPIPPRGAGDRSHSSASKGRASSTARAPSSSGIPVSSSRTGLGLLDATGSDGSATNNDNRWLLRLRDMEYKLKMEREGRNQDRQAARQRLGGLENENRDLREKVRRSNQDTE; encoded by the exons ATGGCCGGCGTGGATGAGAACACCGCCCACGAGCCCAAGTCGCTCTCGTCGTCCGCTGCTAGGCGCGTCCAGGCCGACAACAGCAGATCGAGAAGTCCAGCAGAAAGAACAGAGCCGTTGCCCTCGCCGGGCTCGACTACGATGAGCGCGCGCTCTCCGCTGCAGCGATCTGAATCGAACGGCAATGCGCCTGCGCCTCCTAAGCACACCACGATAGCTCCTAGTAGCAGACTCTCTCCAGCCTCGGCGCAGCTGCAGGGCTCGTCTCGGCCCAGTGTTGGCGGGGGATCGCCCGCTCTGTCacagagagagcagagcTATCTCGAAACGACAGCCCTGGAACCGACCCTGAATCCGGACGACACTCTCTCAGAGGATGCAGTTCGGGAGCATTTCAAAGATAACGAGTCTAGCTTTCTGCCATCTCTGTCGCCGATTCCCACGGGCTCTGCCAACCCTGAGGGGGCCCTTGACGATACTTTTGTCTTTGATTCGCCCTCAAAGCCGCCTTCTCGGCCTTCCAAGAGCCCTATGTTGCCCGGAGCTCAGCCCAAGCCGTCACGGTCGAAACCGGAGGAACGATACGAGCCACGATACGAGCCAAGATACGAACCAGGGCAGGATTACACGGAAGAATTCGACTTTCATCCTGAGTCTGAAGAAGACCTGACTAGAGCTAGCAACACCACATCGAACCTAGAAGGCTTCGACTCCTCACctgcggcagcagctgctgccaggTCCATCTCGCGTGCTGCCAACTCGAACCATAGCAACCAAGCTACCCCTAGAGTTGGGACACTGGAAGAACACAGTAAAGATGCACGAGATGGCTCTCAGTCTCAGCCTCTTTCAGAACACGCTGATGCTGGTGGCAATCCCGGACTTGCGCTGCGCAACAGGCGTCCCAAATATGTGCGCAGCAACCGCTTCAGTAGCCAGCGATCATCAACTTCATCCTTCGCCACCAATCCCGAGCTGCAGGAGGAGAATGACACCACAGGAACTGTAGGACTGGGGTTGGACTTTGCGTTGCATTCTGGTGGAGCTGTGCCAAATATGGGTATGCCTCGGGCACCATCTAATCTGCTCCTGCGATCAATAAGTATGGGCAGCATGACCTCTGGCATGGGTACTGACGAGTTTGGAGATAATACACGCCAGTTGGAACCGCTGGTTGAGGCGAATACTCCGCCGCGAAGCAGAGACAGCTATAAGATGGTGACACCGAAAACCAAAGATAGCATCAGCACAGCCCCTACAGATACAGTCATAGCCCAGCATGTCAAGAATGTTCACGTCCCTGATTCAGTTGCGAAAGAGTTCAAATTCGAAAATGGCCTACAAACGCCACGACTGTCCGTATCCGCGGCCACTGCCCCCAGTAGCTCAAAGGCTCCGGGCAAAGGTGGCAACAAGAACTGGACACTAAAGGAGCAGAGTAGCACAATTGAAAGGCTATCCAAAGAAAATTTCGACCTGAAGCTCAAGGTGATGTTCTTGAGTAAACGGCTGGACACTTTGTCCGAAGAAGGACTGAAAGAGATGATTTCCGAGAACGTCGAACTGAGGACAAATCTTGCCATTACGACGCGcgataataaaattttacgGAAAAGAGTCaaagagctggaaaagaaagagaaagaagacgaagaaaggCCGAGCACGGCGCGCAGTGCTGCATCTTCAACGGACCAGACCGCCCGGATGTACAacgaagaagctcaagagcGAGAAGACGAGCTCATGTTCTTGCGAGAGCGCGTCGAAACTTATGCCACAGAAATCGAGAGACTCAGAAGCGAGACTATGGATAGAGaatcggagaagaagaagctatcGGACATTGTCAAGACGCTCGGTGAGCGTTCTGGAGACGCCTATGGCCGGCAAGAGGAGGCAGATGTTTGGAAAGACTTATTGGAGCAAGAGACCGCGCGTAGGGAGCAGTCCGATGAGGACAATAGGAAGCTGCGAGATGAGGTTTTCCGACTCAAGAAGGAGATGTCTGGTGCTGGCTCAGGGATGATGCATCACACAACCAACATTTACAACATCAACAAGAAGCCAAGGGATCGGAATGCCTCGCCAGGCAGGCCCATGTCTAGCGTATCCGGCGAGGCAGATGGTTCGCATGCTAACTTTAGTGCGGCCAGCACTTTGGTGGACGAGCTGCGTCGTGAGAGTGAACAGCTGCGTCATGAGAATGCTGAACTTCGCCGTGAAGTTGGGGCTCAGACTTCAATGCTGACGTCTAGAAACCGTGAAAAGGAGCGCCTATACCAGGAGATTGAAGATCTCAAAATGGCTCAGCGTCGTGGTGGCCCAGCTCCCTCTACTATCGACAGTCTCTTGGAACGATCAGCTTCACGCGCTGGCGGTCATGAAAGGCCGAGTTCAAGAAGTAGCCATAGGACGAGGCAGCTGTCAGCAGAGGATGAAGCAGAACGCGAAGAGCTGGAAAACAAATTGGCTGAGCTGCGAGATAAGCTCAGTGAGGTGAAGTTACAGAATCAGGATCTACAGCGAGAGTTGGAGAGCTGCATGGCCGATTTTGAACTGGCCATTGGTCAAAAGCGCGAGGCCGAAGAGGCTCTTATGAGCATGCAGGAAGAGCTTGATAACGCCACAAACGATCTCATTGCTTTACAATCAGAACGCGACGAAGCATTAAGGGAGCATGGTGAATTGGAAGCCAACTTTGAGGATCTTCGCAACGAAGCTCAGATGGAGATTGACACTCTGGAGGCAGAGGTCCAGCGAATGCAGGCCGACTTGAACGACAGATCTGAAAACTTTGAAAGTTTGCAGAAGGAGATGCGACAGATGAGCGAGGCGCTCCTAGGCTTAGAAGACGAGCAAGAACACAAGCTTCGACACATCCAacagcttgaagaagacCAGGCTAACCTAAACCGTCGCATTCAGCACTTGGAGAAAGAGCAAGAATCCTCTAACAAGGAGCTTGAGGATTTGGAGCAGAAGCTCCTCGAAGCCAATGAAAAGAACCAGCGTCTTTCCGTCCAGCAGGAATCGTCACAAGGCGAAATCTCGTTCCTTCGGGAAGAGCAGGAGGCAGACAAAATTCGCATTGGCGATTTGGAAGCGGCAATGTCTAATACGGAGCGAAGCTTGGAGGATGAGAAAGAACGAgtcaaggagctggagaacCGCATGCAAGAGGAGCGTTTGCAATGGGAGGACGTTACCACTAAGAAGGAGGCAGATGTCCAACAACTGTTTGCTAACCTTCAGCGCGAGAACGCCACTGCCAAGGACGACGTCAGGCGACTACGTAAGAACTTGTCGTCTCGCGAGGTCGAGGCAACAGAGTGGAAGGAGAGGTTGCTGGAATTGGAGAACAACCTGAGGGAAGCATTGGGTGACCTGAACGGCACCCGTTCTTCGCTGCTAAAG TCTATTGCTCGGATGCAGCGTGAGCTTGAAAACACTGTTCGCGAGCTTGATACTTCTAAAGCAGCGTTGGTTGAGAAAGACCGTATCATCAAGCAGCGTGATTCGCTTATGGAGTCACACGCTTTGGAAACGCGAAAAATCACCGAATTGCTCGAAAAGGAGCGCGTTGCTCACCGTAACACAAAGTCCCAATATGAGTCGTTCCAAAAGACACATCAGCATCTCACCCGAACGGCCAGCACACAAGACGTCCGTATTAACGAACTAGAAGCTACAAGAGGCCAGGATCGCCGGAAGCTTGCCATGTTAGAACAAACGGCCCGCGAGCAGCTTCTGGAGAGAAACGAACTGTTGCTTCTCTTATGGCACAAACTAAGCAACCTCTGTGGTCGGGAGTGGGCGAATAACAATACGCTTGTAGACCGGCAGGTAGTCCCTACTCTCGAAGTTATTGCAAGTCGCTTGCCGGGATTTTCCAAGAACCTTCTTGCCGCTGTCAAGACGATCGAGGGAATGTTTGCGGCACTGCAAACAAAGATCAAGGCAGTCGAGAAGGATCTTTATCGGGAGTACCAGGCTCTAGAGAACAACCTGGATGTGCGGATCAAGAAGCTTGATAGGCTGGAGACTATGGTTCGCAACTCAGTTGCCACCGGCTCGCTGAGTTCTCAGGAAGCGGCAGGTCGAATGATGCGCCTTGAGGAAGCGTATCGTCAGCTTAAGGTGGAAAATGCCACGCTGAGAACTGCTAATGATGTTCGTGCTCGCGCGGCCCATCAAACGCCTGGAGGGTCTGAGATCGGTGCTGGCTCACCGTCACCGATACCTCCTCGCGGCGCTGGCGATCGTTCTCATAGCTCCGCTTCCAAGGGAAGGGCATCGTCTACGGCGCGTGCCCCGTCCTCCTCCGGAATTCCGGTATCGTCTTCCAGAACTGGACTGGGTCTCTTGGATGCTACAGGCTCTGACGGATCAGCAACCAACAACGATAACCGCTGGCTGCTGAGACTCCGGGATATGGAGTacaagctgaagatggaACGAGAAGGGCGCAACCAGGACAGACAGGCCGCTCGGCAACGGCTCGGCGGCCTGGAAAATGAAAACAGGGATCTCAGAGAGAAAGTGAGGCGCTCTAACCAAGACACTGAATAA
- a CDS encoding uncharacterized protein (EggNog:ENOG41~TransMembrane:1 (i17-35o)), with protein MVKLLTPGFPMRRPSGLVRYGVLAAIFLLALYTFSPSSPDISRLPPSFDQTAPNRPLPNPAPNYNGPAPVGGAKTPLFTASPSPDATNPNSPGRKPIQDAFPVGAPPTSGGHPIDKLVYDAQMTFAELISKESKTVEEAAKAYRKRRGRHPPPGFDKWYEFARSKNAIIVEDFFDRIYQDLQPFWGLDPAVIRKEAWDFEMTINIRDGNATAKSDFFWTKIWLKMIKTIDHLLPDMDIALNAMDEPRLVVPWEDMAGYMKNASKTIKIPKSKDVIREFQQLPRPGTGDPEVKTRSKNWEKTQPYWAIARRGCAPDSPSQVEGLVKTADKMPSINLTYAEPHMYKGFVSNFTLSTEICHQPDLQALEGIFIEPLSTSASKVLFPMFGGSKLGVNNEILLPAPMYWNEEERFTGGDNHGVEWAEKENKAIWRGVATGGKNTVHNWRGFQRHRFVAMNNGTTVARVERGEKAENFALPSEEYNLQAQKDRKLGAWINQWSNISFTDLSCSPPQNGKCNYTGHYFKPTKGIKMGEQFKSKYIPDIDGNSFSGRYLGFLRSTSLPIKATIWHEWHDSRLVAWKHFVPMDSRFLDYYGIMEYFLGYEGRNGHDRVAEKIATEGKEWADLVLRKEDMQVYVLRLLFEYARLLDDKRESLGWVDDILKDPSLEKTWKWWW; from the exons ATGGTCAAGCTGCTGACGCCCGGATTTCCGATGCGGCGGCCGTCCGGCCTCGTGCGGTACGGTGTCTTAGCGGCCATCTTCCTGCTGGCCTTGTACACCTTCAGCCCCAGCTCGCCAGATATTTCCCGTCTGCCACCCTCATTTGACCAGACCGCACCAAACCGTCCGCTGCCGAATCCTGCGCCAAACTACAATGGCCCTGCGCCCGTTGGAGGCGCGAAAACACCACTCTTCACggcgtcgccatcgccagatGCCACGAATCCGAATTCCCCTGGCCGGAAGCCCATCCAAGATGCCTTCCCTGTCGGCGCTCCTCCTACCAGCGGCGGCCATCCCATTGACAAGCTGGTGTATGACGCCCAGATGACTTTCGCCGAGCTCATTTCCAAAGAATCCAAAACCGTCGaagaggctgccaaggcctATCGCAAGCGCCGTGGCCGCCACCCGCCGCCCGGCTTCGACAAGTGGTACGAATTTGCTCGCTCCAAGAACGCAATCATCGTCGAGGATTTCTTTGATCGAATCTACCAAGATCTCCAACCCTTTTGGGGTCTTGACCCCGCCGTCATCCGCAAGGAGGCCTGGGACTTTGAAATGACAATCAACATCCGAGACGGCAATGCCACCGCTAAAAGCGACTTCTTCTGGACCAAGATTTGGCTCAAAATGATCAAGACCATCGATCACTTGTTGCCTGACATGGATATCGCGCTGAATGCCATGGATGAGCCCCGACTAGTTGTTCCCTGGGAGGACATGGCCGGCTACATGAAGAACGCTTCCAAGACGATCAAGATACCCAAGTCTAAAGACGTCATTCGCGAATTCCAGCAACTGCCTCGCCCCGGCACTGGCGACCCCGAGGTCAAAACGCGCAGCAAGAACTGGGAAAAAACAC AACCCTACTGGGCTATTGCTCGACGTGGCTGTGCTCCGGATAGTCCCTCTCAGGTGGAGGGCCTCGTAAAAACTGCCGATAAGATGCCTTCGATCAATTTGACATATGCCGAACCCCACATGTACAAGGGATTCGTCTCCAACTTTACACTGTCTACGGAAATTTGCCATCAGCCAGATCTGCAGGCCTTGGAGGGCATCTTCATCGAGCCGCTTTCTACATCGGCCTCCAAGGTCTTGTTCCCCATGTTTGGTGGCTCCAAATTGGGAGTCAATAACGAAATTTTGCTACCCGCTCCCATGTACTGGAACGAGGAAGAGCGCTTCACTGGCGGTGATAACCATGGCGTTGAATGGgcggagaaagaaaacaaggccaTCTGGCGCGGTGTTGCAACAGGCGGCAAGAATACGGTACATAATTGGCGAGGGTTCCAACGCCATAGATTTGTCGCCATGAACAACGGCACGACAGTTGCACGTGTTGAAAGGGGAGAGAAGGCGGAGAATTTTGCGTTGCCGAGCGAGGAATACAACTTGCAGGCGCAAAAGGACCGCAAGCTGGGCGCATGGATTAACCAATGGTCCAACATCAGCTTCACCGATCTTAGCTGTTCGCCACCGCAAAACGGAAAATGCAACTACACTGGCCACTACTTCAAGCCAACCAAGGGAATAAAGATGGGAGAACAGTTCAAGTCAAAGTACATTCCGGACATTGACGGAAATTCCTTCTCCGGCCGCTATCTTGGTTTCTTGCGATCTACTTCTCTCCCCATCAAAGCCACCATCTGGCATGAGTGGCACGACAGCCGTTTGGTTGCGTGGAAGCACTTTGTTCCCATGGACAGCCGTTTCCTTGATTACTATGGCATCATGGAGTACTTCCTCGGATACGAGGGGCGCAACGGCCACGACCGAGTCGCAGAAAAGATTGCTACCGAGGGCAAGGAGTGGGCTGATCTAGTGCTGCGAAAAGAAGACATGCAGGTCTATGTATTGAGGCTGCTCTTTGAGTACGCTCGCCTGCTTGAcgacaagagagaaagttTGGGATGGGTTGATGACATCCTCAAAGACCCTTCATTGGAGAAGACTTGGAAATGGTGGTGGTAa
- a CDS encoding uncharacterized protein (SECRETED:SignalP(1-20)), whose product MWPILPQASAQLIWPPPGSAAKLDFWLFNLFAPLLGCAAARCSPHGSSDDAAAAVATPKRRIPSLPALACPQRLLQTSLCSPQSSLARQCLVLASQASLETKSLVITILKGWISLARPDALSAQFLLDRPAPPSSLT is encoded by the coding sequence ATGTGGCCAATCTTGCCGCAAGCGTCTGCCCAGCTCATTTGGCCGCCTCCGGGCAGCGCTGCGAAATTAGACTTCTGGCTCTTCAACCTCTTCGCTCCGCTCCTGGGCTGCGCGGCTGCTCGTTGTTCTCCTCACGGCTCTTCGGACGATGCTGCGGCAGCTGTAGCGACTCCAAAGCGCCGAATCCCAAGTCTGCCCGCCCTTGCCTGCCCGCAGCGTCTCCTCCAGACCTCCCTGTGCTCGCCACAATCATCCTTGGCTCGACAGTGCCTTGTACTCGCAAGTCAGGCGTCCCTCGAGACCAAGTCGCTCGTTATCACAATCTTAAAAGGCTGGATTTCCTTGGCGCGCCCGGATGCGCTGAGTGCTCAATTTCTCTTGGATAGACCTGCCCCTCCGTCATCACTTACTTAG
- a CDS encoding uncharacterized protein (SECRETED:SignalP(1-22)~EggNog:ENOG41~CAZy:AA2) gives MAWTRAILYSVLSSYFWHPSSAEYVWPDEQIDELERLLFEQDSPFDPPGGNIASFVSGCTGFAGGPGGSGGRSFGAEWLRNAYHDMSTADVTAGTGGLDASIVFEMDRPENVGQAFSESLSFLGAAYTTRSSMSDMFAMGAVMAVGQCSNGNIIIPFRAGRVDATGPGPSGVPQPQEDLATHTATFAKQGFNVSEMITLVACGHTIGGVHGVDFPEIVPNPPNTGTDNTVTFDATTNDFDNSVAKQFVANVSQNPLAFGQNETTRSDFRIFNADGGKVISQMAESENYFLSTCNALLERMINTVPRSVKLTDILHPYTVKPRNLFITPNADGTVFATGFIRIINTTVDATKSQVLIHPTSRSGKLLPVTTGIRNNRLTASCSYPNCGPDFIYYQFNTTISAKDGISSFTVEIVDDASGKTIVYENGGSGFPFSDAIQPVFSLSNQSVITVDKVDYTQLNITALVLNAEDFSDVSLIVPQPLNSTAPLSPWIQDKVKMKPLNKIPGTEYTLYSGTWQGKVPTNTHPFDIVATGQKSTVSSLFNTWDNVPQIFN, from the exons atggcCTGGACTCGGGCCATCCTCTACTCTGTTCTCAGCAGTTACTTCTGGCATCCTTCTAGTGCTGAATATGTCTGGCCCGACGAACAAATCGACGAGTTGGAGAGGCTATTATTTGAACAAGATAGTCCTTTCGATCCTCCCGGTGGTAATATTGCCTCCTTTGTCTCAGGATGCACTGGGTTTGCGGGCGGCCCTGGTGGCTCTGGAGGGCGTAGTTTCGGCGCTGAATGGTTGAGAAATGCCTACCATGACATGTCTACAGCAGATGTAACTGCTGGAACTGGCGGTCTCGATGCTTCGATTGTATTTGAGATGGATCGTCCTGAGAATGTAGGACAGGCATTTTCAGAATCACTAAGCTTTTTAGGCGCAGCCTACACTACTCGATCATCTATGTCTGACATGTTCGCGATGGGTGCGGTGATGGCTGTTGGACAATGTTCTAATGGAAACATTATTATCCCATTCAGGGCAGGCCGTGTGGATGCGACTGGTCCTGGCCCATCAGGCGTTCCGCAACCACAGGAAGATCTTGCTACACACACTGCGACTTTTGCGAAGCAAGGCTTTAATGTGTCCGAGATGATAACCCTTGTTGCCTGTGGGCATACCATTGGAGGTGTGCATGGCGTGGACTTTCCAGAAATTGTCCCCAACCCCCCTAACACAGGT ACTGACAATACCGTGACTTTTGATGCAACAACAAACGATTTCGATAACTCTGT CGCCAAACAATTTGTTGCCAATGTCTCTCAAAACCCACTTGCATTTGGTCAAAACGAAACAACACGATCAGATTTCCGCATTTTCAACGCGGACGGGGGCAAGGTAATCTCTCAGATGGCAGAATCCGAGAATTACTTTCTTAGTACCTGTAACGCTTTGCTTGAGCGCATGATCAATACTGTGCCTCGCAGTGTAAAACTAACAGATATTCTACATCCTTATACCGTCAAGCcaagaaatttatttattactccTAATGCTGACGGAACGGTATTTGCAACTGGCTTTATAAGG ATCATTAACACTACAGTCGATGCTACTAAGAGCCAAGTGCTCATTCACCCTACCTCGCGTTCCGGCAAACTCTTACCCGTGACCACCGGTATTAGAAACAACCGCTTGACTGCTAGTTGCAGTTATCCCAACTGCGGTCCCGACTTCATTTACTACCAGTTCAATACCACGATTTCAGCTAAGGATGGCATATCGTCCTTTACTGTTGAGATTGTAGACGATGCCTCTGGAAAAACAATAGTTTACGAAAATGGAGGCTCCGGATTCCCATTTTCAGATGCTATTCAACCTGTGTTTAGCTTGTCCAACCAGAGCGTAATCACCGTCGATAAAGTCGATTATACTCAACTGAATATAACCGCTTTA GTCTTGAATGCCGAAGACTTCTCTGACGTTTCGCTCATCGTTCCTCAGCCATTAAATAGTACTGCCCCATTGAGTCCATGGATTCAAGATAAAGTGAAGATGAAGCCTTTGAACAAGATTCCAGGAACTGAGTACACTTTATATAGTGGTACTTGGCAGGGTAAAGTACCGACAAATACTCATCCCTTCGATATTGTTGCTACCGGACAAAAAAGCACCGTTTCGAGCCTATTCAACACATGGGATAATGTTCCACAAATATTCAATTAA
- a CDS encoding uncharacterized protein (EggNog:ENOG41) yields MAVGNKPSGTYTLFDIPTKAPRVCWSMNTWRTRLLLNYKGLDYKTEWVEYPNIKSRLNTHVSPNEQGPQFTAPAIQMPDGTYVMDSYKIADIIEEKHPVPSLALNTPMQLRFRDSLVKFMGKLHPIYIPSVANQLLSEESLEYFLTTRQKDVGMPLDEFKKQHGPGAFERCEPFAREITALLNESSSGPYFLGDTISYTDLIWAGILLFFKRLGTEVYQEVLRVTGDAGAHTRFLDALSPWTERDD; encoded by the exons ATGGCAGTCGGAAATAAGCCATCGGGCACTTATACGCTGTTCGATATCCCCACCAAGGCGCCACGTGTATGCTGGTCGATGAACACCTGGAGGA CTagattacttttaaattacaAGGGCCTTGACTACAAGACAGAATGG GTTGAATATCCGAATATCAAGTCTCGACTCAACACGCA TGTCTCTCCGAATGAACAAGGACCCCAATTTACAGCACCAGCAATACAAATGCCCGACGGCACCTACGTGATGGACTCGTACAAAATTGCCGATATTATCGAGGAGAAGCACCCAGTCCCAAGCCTGGCTCTGAATACGCCCATGCAGCTCAGATTTAGGGATAGCCTCGTAAAATTTATGGGAAAGCTTCATCCAATCTATATTCCAAGTGTAGCGAATCAACTTCTCAGCGAGGAGAGTCTTGAGTATTTTCTCACCACGCGCCAGAAAGACGTCGGCATGCCGCTAGATGAGTTTAAGAAGCAGCATGGTCCAGGAGCATTCGAAAGATGTGAGCCTTTTGCGCGCGAGATAACGGCTCTACTGAACGAGTCTTCATCGGGGCCCTACTTTTTGGGTGACACTATCAGCTACACCGATCTTATATGGGCAGgcattttgcttttcttcaaGCGCCTTGGCACTGAGGTATACCAGGAAGTGCTTAGAGTTACTGGGGATGCTGGAGCGCATACCAGATTTTTGGATGCTTTGAGCCCGtggacagagagagatgattAG